Proteins encoded within one genomic window of Deltaproteobacteria bacterium:
- a CDS encoding xanthine phosphoribosyltransferase: MTENRYQRTYPISWDQLHRDAKALSWRLLDKDFFNGIIAVTRGGLVPAAIIARELDIRLVDTICVSSYDWKNQKGEVKLLKGIEGDGQGWLIVDDLVDTGRTAKVIRDLLPKAHFATVYAKPAGRPLVDTFITEVSQDTWILFPWDAESQFVQPIAGMRQG; this comes from the coding sequence ATGACCGAAAACAGATACCAACGCACCTACCCCATTTCCTGGGACCAACTCCACCGCGACGCCAAGGCCCTGTCCTGGCGGCTGTTGGACAAGGATTTTTTCAACGGCATCATCGCCGTGACCCGTGGCGGGCTGGTCCCGGCGGCCATCATCGCCCGCGAACTGGACATCCGCCTCGTGGATACCATCTGCGTGTCCAGCTATGACTGGAAAAACCAGAAGGGCGAGGTCAAGCTCCTGAAGGGCATCGAGGGCGACGGCCAGGGCTGGCTCATCGTCGACGATCTGGTCGATACCGGACGCACGGCCAAGGTCATCCGCGACCTCCTGCCCAAGGCGCACTTCGCCACGGTCTACGCCAAGCCCGCCGGCCGCCCCCTGGTGGACACCTTCATCACCGAGGTCAGTCAGGACACCTGGATTCTCTTTCCCTGGGACGCCGAATCCCAGTTCGTGCAGCCCATCGCCGGGATGCGGCAGGGCTGA